A window of the Syntrophothermus lipocalidus DSM 12680 genome harbors these coding sequences:
- a CDS encoding CheR family methyltransferase → MDLPIEDFIALRNLIYERTGMFFGENKIYYIKKRLHKRMQACCADTVHEYIRFLKFFDPKQREFQELVNLLTVNETYFFREFSQLKVFAEHCLPEIVEQKQRTGDTTLKLFSAGCSTGEEPYTLAIILSEMLDDPTQWEVMIKAVDIDENVLKTARRGVYDPRSVKDVPPAYLQKYFTTPSPGVFAVKPELQEIVVFEHLNLMDRRALRYENNYDFIFCRNVLIYFDDAARKQLVERFYTMLNKGGFIFLGHAESLSRISTAFKIRKMDGHIVYQA, encoded by the coding sequence GTGGATCTACCGATTGAGGACTTCATTGCTTTGAGAAACCTGATCTACGAGCGGACCGGGATGTTTTTCGGGGAAAACAAAATCTACTACATAAAGAAGCGCCTGCACAAGCGGATGCAGGCTTGTTGTGCGGACACGGTACATGAATATATACGTTTTCTGAAGTTCTTCGACCCTAAGCAGCGCGAGTTTCAAGAGCTGGTTAACCTCCTCACCGTCAACGAAACTTACTTTTTCCGGGAGTTTTCGCAGCTGAAGGTTTTTGCCGAACACTGCCTGCCAGAGATAGTAGAACAAAAGCAGAGGACCGGAGACACGACCCTGAAATTGTTCTCCGCCGGGTGTTCAACCGGTGAAGAGCCTTACACTTTGGCTATCATCCTTTCGGAGATGCTCGATGATCCAACCCAGTGGGAAGTGATGATCAAAGCGGTCGACATCGATGAGAACGTCCTGAAAACAGCCCGGCGCGGCGTTTATGATCCCCGTTCGGTCAAGGACGTTCCCCCTGCTTACTTGCAGAAGTATTTCACCACTCCGTCCCCCGGGGTCTTCGCGGTCAAGCCTGAGCTCCAAGAAATAGTGGTATTCGAGCACCTTAACCTTATGGACAGGCGGGCTCTCAGGTACGAGAACAATTACGATTTTATATTCTGCCGCAATGTCTTGATCTACTTTGACGATGCTGCACGTAAACAGTTGGTGGAACGGTTTTATACCATGCTGAACAAAGGCGGGTTTATATTCCTGGGTCATGCCGAGTCTCTGAGCCGTATCAGCACGGCTTTCAAGATTAGGAAAATGGACGGCCATATCGTTTACCAGGCCTGA
- a CDS encoding chemotaxis protein CheA translates to MRLTFEPDDIDILQGIVEESSEHLRGIEEGILRLEADFDPETVDSVFRALHSVKGVAGLLDLTPIKDCAHCLESMLTDIRKGLYIPDSEITDLLLRGVDVLHLQLAEVVAQLQELQADPPQEPFALNIPDAGGKELAATVEEIRLRLTGQSQPEPDEEARPEQSPDFSYLLDQMLPDFIDETVEHLSSVEHYCVELEKHPQDPQILNSIMRSFHSIKGGAGVIASMRPDQGENDPVKLIRALTHAAETVLQSYLGQNQPLSESIVDLVLQAVDKVSALVKTLGEGGEPDPSTRDIIQRMEMAARCVSSRRNETEESMSTRPFLASNQLAAFINIANQALESIKGLLDTAREGYPVRTNRFRQYSRALKNLHSSARYLGFNELAEEAATQAQFVRTVTPERDVLTGSMLERLRAGFERLLYLLETKVAEVERIIEDVPLEYADKRLGEILVESGLASPSEVAMALSKQAVAREKQRETAEETRPVGEIAGQSVRVSQEKLDRLMNMIGELLISKNNILHLARKVSMEYNLPALSREVKAAAMEVARISDELQDAIMSARMIPLRVLFQRYPRTIRDISRKSGKQVDLVITGEDTELDKTVIEAINDPLVHMLRNAVDHGIEPPEERKALGKHPQGTISIRAYYQGGYVVIEISDDGRGLDPERIKQKAVEKGLVHPVHAQTMSPEDLYQFIFAPGFSTAQEVTELSGRGVGMDVVKNNIERLGGFIYVDSQPSAGTTFTLKIPLSMSIIQGLMVEALGQRFIIALDAIVETVKLPLAFIRSYKQKLVADIRGQIIPLIRLGQVLGIESPSDRNGVDQSEDGRVPIVVLDIDRVRVGLIVDRFQNQQEFVIKSLSEELAGLKVYSGATILGDGSVVLILNPVQLLQLHLTGS, encoded by the coding sequence GTGAGGCTGACCTTTGAGCCTGACGATATAGACATACTCCAAGGCATAGTGGAGGAATCGAGCGAGCATCTTAGAGGCATTGAAGAAGGTATTCTGAGGCTAGAGGCAGACTTTGATCCTGAAACCGTAGACTCTGTCTTTCGGGCCCTGCATTCGGTTAAAGGAGTAGCCGGGCTACTCGATCTCACGCCAATTAAAGATTGCGCCCACTGTCTAGAATCGATGCTGACGGATATCCGCAAAGGCCTCTACATTCCGGACTCAGAAATAACCGACCTGCTCTTACGGGGAGTCGATGTTCTGCACCTGCAGCTGGCAGAGGTTGTGGCCCAGTTGCAGGAGTTACAGGCGGATCCACCTCAGGAGCCCTTCGCCCTTAATATTCCCGACGCCGGGGGTAAGGAGTTGGCAGCAACAGTTGAAGAGATCCGTCTCCGGCTCACCGGACAGTCTCAGCCTGAGCCTGATGAGGAGGCGAGGCCGGAGCAAAGCCCCGATTTTTCGTATCTACTCGATCAAATGCTCCCCGACTTTATTGATGAAACGGTAGAACACCTCAGCTCTGTAGAACATTACTGCGTGGAACTGGAAAAACACCCACAGGATCCGCAAATACTCAACTCTATCATGCGCAGCTTCCACAGCATCAAAGGAGGAGCCGGGGTCATAGCCAGCATGCGTCCTGACCAAGGAGAGAATGACCCGGTCAAACTTATCCGAGCCCTAACCCATGCGGCCGAAACCGTACTTCAATCTTATCTTGGCCAAAACCAACCTCTCTCGGAATCTATAGTTGATCTGGTCCTACAGGCAGTCGACAAGGTATCTGCCTTGGTTAAAACGCTGGGCGAGGGCGGGGAGCCGGATCCTTCGACACGAGATATCATCCAGCGGATGGAAATGGCAGCCAGGTGCGTCTCGAGCAGACGGAACGAGACTGAAGAAAGCATGTCTACTAGGCCCTTCCTGGCCTCTAACCAACTGGCCGCGTTTATCAACATAGCCAACCAAGCCCTGGAATCCATAAAAGGCCTGCTGGATACCGCCCGCGAAGGATACCCTGTAAGAACTAACCGTTTCAGGCAGTACTCGCGGGCCCTAAAAAACCTCCATTCGAGCGCTCGCTACCTCGGATTTAATGAGCTGGCTGAAGAAGCGGCGACCCAGGCTCAGTTTGTCCGGACAGTTACACCGGAACGAGACGTGCTTACAGGTTCGATGCTGGAAAGGCTTCGGGCAGGATTTGAACGCTTGCTCTACCTGCTAGAGACCAAGGTGGCTGAGGTCGAGCGTATCATAGAGGACGTGCCGCTGGAGTACGCCGACAAACGACTGGGCGAGATCCTGGTCGAATCGGGTCTAGCCTCCCCCTCAGAAGTGGCTATGGCCCTCTCTAAGCAAGCAGTAGCCCGGGAAAAACAGCGGGAAACAGCAGAAGAAACCAGACCAGTTGGGGAAATTGCCGGGCAGTCGGTTAGGGTCAGCCAGGAAAAGCTGGACCGGCTCATGAACATGATAGGCGAACTCCTGATCTCCAAGAACAACATCCTGCACCTAGCCCGGAAGGTAAGCATGGAGTACAATCTGCCAGCCTTGTCCCGAGAGGTCAAAGCGGCAGCCATGGAAGTAGCCAGGATCTCCGACGAACTGCAGGACGCCATCATGTCGGCCCGGATGATTCCGCTGCGCGTGCTTTTTCAAAGGTACCCCCGTACTATCCGCGACATTTCTCGTAAATCGGGAAAGCAGGTGGACCTGGTGATCACGGGAGAAGACACTGAACTCGACAAAACCGTAATCGAAGCTATCAACGACCCGCTGGTCCACATGCTGCGCAACGCGGTAGACCACGGGATAGAGCCTCCGGAAGAGCGAAAAGCTCTGGGCAAGCATCCCCAGGGTACTATTTCGATTCGTGCTTACTATCAAGGAGGGTATGTCGTTATCGAAATATCCGATGACGGTAGAGGCCTCGACCCTGAACGCATCAAGCAGAAAGCCGTTGAAAAAGGACTGGTTCACCCTGTCCATGCGCAGACCATGAGCCCTGAGGACCTTTACCAGTTCATCTTTGCCCCGGGGTTTAGCACCGCTCAAGAGGTTACCGAACTGTCCGGACGGGGCGTGGGGATGGACGTGGTAAAAAACAACATAGAGCGGCTGGGCGGGTTTATATATGTGGACAGCCAGCCAAGCGCTGGTACTACTTTTACCCTGAAGATACCGCTTTCCATGTCGATAATCCAGGGGTTGATGGTCGAAGCATTAGGCCAACGGTTCATCATAGCCTTGGACGCTATAGTGGAGACGGTGAAACTGCCATTAGCGTTCATCAGGAGTTACAAACAAAAGCTGGTAGCGGATATTCGCGGTCAGATCATCCCCCTAATCAGATTAGGCCAAGTGCTGGGAATAGAATCACCTTCCGATAGAAACGGCGTAGACCAGTCAGAAGACGGAAGGGTACCGATTGTAGTTCTGGACATAGACCGGGTTCGGGTAGGATTGATCGTCGACCGTTTTCAAAACCAGCAAGAATTCGTCATCAAATCTCTGAGCGAAGAACTAGCCGGTCTCAAGGTTTACAGCGGAGCTACTATTCTGGGAGACGGTAGCGTGGTTCTAATCCTGAACCCTGTTCAACTCCTGCAACTTCACCTGACCGGCAGCTAG
- a CDS encoding response regulator has product MGGKILVADDSEMIRNFHSYILKSAGFDVVTAVDGADALEKAYGSSAPWAVVITDINMPNLDGYALIEHLRGEPEFEDIPIIIVSTEDELKDKQRGFEAGANAYLVKPTDPATLIEMIKMLIGA; this is encoded by the coding sequence ATGGGCGGCAAGATTCTGGTGGCTGATGATTCGGAAATGATTCGCAACTTTCACTCTTATATATTGAAAAGCGCCGGCTTTGATGTGGTAACCGCGGTAGATGGAGCTGATGCCTTGGAAAAGGCATACGGCTCATCCGCCCCCTGGGCCGTGGTAATTACCGACATCAACATGCCCAACCTGGATGGCTATGCCCTCATCGAGCATTTGCGCGGGGAACCGGAATTCGAAGACATCCCCATCATCATCGTTTCTACTGAAGACGAGTTAAAAGATAAGCAAAGAGGGTTCGAGGCCGGTGCCAACGCCTATCTGGTAAAACCGACCGACCCGGCAACCTTGATCGAAATGATCAAAATGCTGATTGGAGCTTGA
- a CDS encoding cell division protein ZapA — MKERKSEFTRVNVKIFGEDYVVKGTEDPEYIQMLAAYVDRKMQGISQKMPSLPATKVAVLAALNLADELSKLQEDYDELVKKLEEGKTSRMG, encoded by the coding sequence ATGAAAGAAAGGAAGAGCGAGTTTACCAGGGTTAATGTCAAGATCTTCGGCGAAGACTATGTGGTAAAAGGGACGGAGGATCCCGAGTACATACAGATGCTGGCGGCATACGTGGACCGCAAGATGCAGGGTATAAGCCAAAAGATGCCTAGCTTGCCGGCAACGAAGGTGGCAGTTCTAGCAGCTCTCAATTTGGCAGACGAGCTGAGCAAGCTTCAAGAGGACTATGATGAGTTGGTAAAGAAGCTGGAAGAAGGCAAGACCAGCAGGATGGGTTGA
- a CDS encoding HEAT repeat domain-containing protein, giving the protein MPGIDELIKSLNSASEKERAFAAEDLGYENSDESVSALVERLQVEDSRFVREVIVNALKSMDTPLLINTVVSLLYSDDAFTRNSAIDILARLGDKAVDGIRPLLADPSKDVRKFVLDIAFHIGGAEAKAVLAEALSDPEVNNVITAVEYLGRLESTEYTDRINELLRSTGNLLLRCTCLEALARIGDETSQEIVTRLYPDYESIGELEKYSYLKFIAGKGTRDHLPLLLSFMREKGPLMVKEIINALEGILQRNGYDLLPSELLSEIVHFIGSPINDINRYELLVLLGEYKNPEIYSLFLRYLQPENKLACLGAVEGLGLYGNRDAVTYLNNLRQHTHDDELLEAIERSLELLRGRGGDCWAD; this is encoded by the coding sequence GTGCCGGGTATCGATGAACTCATAAAATCACTCAACTCAGCCAGCGAAAAGGAGCGGGCTTTTGCCGCTGAAGATCTTGGCTACGAGAACTCCGACGAGAGCGTTTCAGCCTTGGTCGAGAGGTTGCAGGTCGAAGATTCCCGGTTTGTCCGCGAGGTTATCGTCAACGCCCTCAAATCGATGGACACCCCGCTGCTGATCAACACCGTGGTATCGCTTCTTTATAGCGATGACGCCTTTACCCGCAACTCCGCCATCGACATTCTGGCCAGGCTGGGAGACAAGGCCGTTGACGGTATCCGGCCCCTGCTCGCTGATCCCAGCAAAGATGTGAGGAAGTTCGTGCTCGACATAGCTTTCCATATAGGGGGCGCAGAGGCGAAGGCGGTCTTAGCCGAGGCTTTAAGTGACCCTGAGGTGAACAACGTGATCACCGCCGTTGAGTACCTGGGACGGCTAGAATCGACTGAATATACAGACCGTATCAACGAGCTTCTCCGGTCTACCGGGAACCTGCTTTTGCGCTGTACCTGTCTGGAGGCTTTGGCTCGTATCGGTGATGAAACCAGCCAGGAAATAGTCACCCGGCTTTATCCAGACTACGAATCAATCGGCGAGCTCGAAAAATACTCGTACCTCAAGTTCATAGCCGGTAAAGGAACTCGGGACCATCTCCCGTTGCTGTTGTCTTTCATGCGCGAAAAAGGCCCGTTGATGGTCAAAGAGATTATCAACGCCCTGGAGGGCATCCTGCAACGCAACGGTTATGACCTATTACCATCGGAGTTGTTGTCGGAGATCGTACATTTTATCGGGAGCCCGATCAATGACATCAACCGCTACGAGCTTCTGGTGCTTCTGGGAGAGTATAAAAATCCCGAGATATACTCGCTTTTTCTCCGGTATCTCCAACCAGAAAACAAGCTCGCCTGCCTGGGAGCAGTCGAAGGTTTAGGGCTATACGGCAACCGTGATGCGGTGACGTATTTGAATAACCTTAGACAGCACACTCACGATGACGAGCTCTTAGAAGCAATCGAAAGATCGCTCGAACTCTTACGGGGGCGAGGCGGCGACTGCTGGGCTGATTAA
- the polX gene encoding DNA polymerase/3'-5' exonuclease PolX, translating to MMDNQEIARILDEIADILDILGENPFKARAYRQVANHIYRMETDLHEVSKHHGLEGIPGAGKAIRAKLQELLETGDLKYYRELQEKVPPGVLEMLAIPGLGPKTVGAIYAQTGIDTLEKLYRAAQEKRIRELPGMGAKTEYNIKKGIEMLRSTRDSFNLGTVLPLALEFKNFLSGFDCVQIVEITGSVRRGKPVVGDIDILVGSAEEEAVREKVRRFRRVQEITEEKPGHVKGRLRPGIVFEVLIVPFGEFWRALVISTGSKTHREQIQPALDTFDCSSAHSEEDVYRLLSMQYIPPELREGRGEIELARNFALPHLVTLEDIKGDLHIHTDWSDGAHSLREMVAAAAKLGYSYMAVTEHSRSLAVSRGLDVERLLAQGKLVEELNRENDGFKILTGIEVDILKDGSLDLPDEVLANLDVVIASIHSHFRLSRAEQTERVLKAVENPHVDIIGHLTGRLLGRRPGYEIDIEAVLKAAAQTRTALEINSYPDRLDIDEETAFKAKAKGIKIAISSDAHHRADLGLIKYGVINARRGWLSKEDVLNTLETEELMAYLRNK from the coding sequence ATGATGGATAATCAGGAAATTGCCCGGATTCTGGATGAGATCGCCGATATACTCGATATACTGGGCGAGAACCCGTTCAAAGCCAGGGCCTACCGTCAGGTAGCCAACCATATCTACCGGATGGAGACCGATCTGCACGAGGTTTCAAAGCATCATGGCCTGGAGGGTATTCCGGGGGCCGGTAAGGCGATTCGGGCCAAGTTACAAGAACTTTTGGAGACCGGGGACCTCAAGTACTACCGGGAACTTCAGGAAAAAGTGCCGCCCGGGGTTCTAGAGATGCTGGCTATACCTGGCCTGGGGCCGAAAACAGTCGGGGCCATCTACGCTCAGACCGGAATCGATACTCTGGAAAAGCTATACCGGGCCGCCCAGGAGAAGAGGATTCGAGAACTCCCAGGGATGGGTGCCAAGACCGAATACAATATCAAAAAGGGCATTGAAATGCTCCGGTCAACACGAGATAGTTTCAACTTGGGAACAGTCCTACCTCTTGCTCTCGAATTCAAGAACTTTCTTTCGGGGTTCGATTGTGTCCAGATAGTCGAGATTACAGGAAGCGTGAGAAGGGGAAAACCCGTAGTAGGAGACATAGATATCCTGGTCGGGTCCGCCGAGGAAGAAGCCGTGAGAGAAAAGGTGCGGCGTTTCCGGCGGGTTCAGGAAATTACCGAAGAGAAACCAGGACACGTTAAGGGTAGATTAAGGCCAGGCATTGTGTTTGAGGTGTTGATAGTACCGTTTGGGGAGTTCTGGCGAGCACTGGTCATCAGTACGGGGTCTAAAACCCATCGCGAACAGATACAACCTGCCTTAGATACCTTCGACTGTAGTTCGGCTCATTCGGAAGAAGACGTTTACAGGCTGCTTTCTATGCAGTATATTCCTCCGGAGTTGCGCGAAGGCCGGGGCGAGATCGAATTGGCGCGGAACTTTGCTTTACCCCATCTGGTAACTCTGGAAGATATTAAAGGCGACCTGCATATTCACACCGATTGGAGTGATGGGGCCCACAGTTTGCGTGAAATGGTAGCCGCTGCCGCAAAACTCGGTTACTCCTACATGGCTGTAACCGAACATTCGCGTTCTCTGGCCGTTTCCCGCGGGCTCGATGTGGAAAGGCTTTTAGCCCAGGGGAAGTTGGTAGAAGAACTTAACCGGGAAAACGACGGGTTCAAGATCCTGACCGGTATCGAGGTCGATATACTCAAGGACGGCAGCTTAGACCTGCCGGATGAGGTTTTGGCAAACCTGGATGTGGTTATAGCATCCATTCACAGCCATTTTCGTTTGTCTCGTGCTGAGCAGACCGAGCGCGTGCTCAAGGCGGTTGAAAACCCGCACGTCGACATCATTGGGCACCTCACGGGAAGGCTTCTGGGGCGGCGCCCAGGATATGAGATCGACATCGAAGCGGTTTTAAAAGCAGCGGCCCAAACCCGCACGGCTCTGGAAATCAATTCTTACCCGGACCGGCTGGACATCGACGAGGAAACCGCTTTTAAGGCCAAGGCAAAGGGGATAAAAATTGCGATTTCGAGTGACGCCCACCACCGGGCTGATCTGGGATTGATAAAATACGGGGTGATAAACGCCAGGAGAGGGTGGCTGAGCAAGGAGGATGTGTTGAACACTTTGGAAACAGAAGAGCTCATGGCTTACCTCAGGAATAAATAA